CGGCCCGAGCACACTTCTGGACCTGGGGCGCGACACCCGCGCTCCGTGGACCGACGGCTGGAGGTAGACCGTGCGCCCGAAGCTGCTTGCCGCGATGCTGTGCGCCACCCTGTTGGGGTGCGCCAGTCAGAGCGTGAAACCCACCTCGAATGCCCGACGGACGGAGGCGGTGGCCTCCATGCGCGCCGCGGAAGGAGCCGGCGCAGCGCGCATCCCGGAAGCCGCGCGCCATCTGGAGTTCGCCCGCCAGCAAGTGAACCACGGCGAGCAGCTGCTGATGGACGATGACGCCGAAGGCGCGGAGCTGAGCTTCATGCAGGCGGACGCGGACGCGGACCTCGCGTTGGCGCTCGCACGCGCGCTGCCCATGGAGCAACAGGCGAAGAGAACCACCCAGCAGGCCGAAGCGCTGCGGCGCGGCCTGCAGTGAGCCCCAGTCCGGGAGGAGACCGTCATGGCAGGCAGCAAACATGGATGGAAGGCCCTCGTCGGAGCGTCGGCGCTCCTCGTGGCGGGGAGCGCGAGCGCGGCCGCGCCGAAGGAGCTGGTGGAGGCCCGCGCGGCCTATCAACAGCTCGCGGCGAGTCCACAGGGGCGTGAGCGTCCCCGCGACGTGGCCGAGGCCCGCGACGCCCTGCGCGCCGCGGAGCGCGAGTACCAGCGCGACGAGAAGTCCCAGCGCACGCGGGTGCTCTCCTACGTGGCCCTGCGCAAGGCGGAGACGGCGGGCGCCTGGGGCATGGCGGACATCGCCGCGCGCCAGCAGGCCCAGGCGGAGGTCGCCCTGAGCCAGGCCCATGCGCTCCAGGAGCAGCAGCGCATGGCGCAGGCCCGCCAGCAGGAGGGCGAGATGCGGCTGTCCGAGGAGGCCTCGCGGCGTCAGCAGGTGGAGCAGGAGGCGCAGCAGCTGCGCGCGCAGAACGAGGAGCTCCAGCGGCAGGCCCAGGCCCTCCAGGGGGCGCAGCAGACGAAGAGCCAGGCGGACCAGCAGGCCGCGCAGCAGCTCGAGGCCGAGCGTCAGGCGCGCGTGGACGCCGAGCGTCAGGCGGCCGAGGCCATCTCCAAGCTGGACCAGGCCAACAAGGACCTGAAGGTCCGCGAGGAGGCGCGCGGCACGGTGCTGACGTTGTCGGGCAGCGTGCTCTTCGCGTCCGGGGCCTCGGACCTGCTGCCGGTGGCGCGTGACAGGCTGGCGGACGTGGCCCAGGTGCTGAAGGAAGGCGACCGGCCGCTGCTCATCGAGGGACACACGGACTCGCAGGGCTCCGACGCCCTCAACGAGCGGCTGTCCTATCAGCGCGCCGAGCGGGTGAAGGAGTTCCTCATCAACCAGGGCGTGCCGGCCAACCGCATCGAGGCGCGCGGCATGGGTGAGTACCGGCCGGTGGCCTCCAACTCCACCGCCGAGGGCCGCGCGAACAACCGCCGCGTGGAGATCATCCTCGAGCGCGGAGGCTCGCGCGCCGTCGGTGGCAGCGGCCAGGAGCAGCCCGGCACGGGCGGCGGCTCATCCAGCGGCAATGAGCAACAGCAGGCGCCGGAGTCGGGCGCGGTGCACGACGAGGATTTGGGAGACGTCCAGCAGCCCGGCACGGGCGGCTCGGGCAACACCTCCGAGAGTGGCGGCCAGCAGGGCACGTCCGACGACCACCAGACGTTCCATGGCTCGGGCGACGGTGCGAGTCAGGACGTGCGGCAGTAACGCCTCACCGCTCCCGCCCGGAGAATCCTCTTCCGAGCGGGAGCTTTCTTTTCGTGGGAGGCGTGCGGGACAGCGCGCGGCGCGTTAGCTTCTCCGGCCGCCGACACGCCATGGACTCCGACAAGCTCATCGTCCTGCTCACCGAGCGACTGCGCATCGCCCAGCTTCCTCCGGACGGGGCCGCGCGCGTGGTCGCCTACCACGAGGCCAACCGCGACCACCTGGGCCCGGTGTCCCCCTCGCGTCCCGCCCACTTCTACACGCTGACGTACTGGCGCACGCGGCTGGCGCAGGACCTGGAGGACGCGCGGTTCGACCGCTCACTCCGCCTCCTCGTGATGCCCCGTGAGGCCCCGCCCTCCTCCGCGCCCGTCATCGGCAACATCTCGCTCGCGCACATCCGCCGAGGGCCGCTGCAGGCCACCGATTTGGGCTACGGGCTGGACCATCGCCACGAGGGCAAGGGGCTGATGACGGAGGCCCTGCGCGCCGTCTGCGCCCACGCGTTCCACGGCATGGGCCTGCACCGCATCCAGGCCAACCACCTGCCGGAGAACCTGCGCAGCGCGGCGGTGCTGCGCCGGATGGGCTTCGTGGTGGAGGGCTACGCCCGCGACTTCCTCGAAATCAACGGCCGATGGAGGGACCATGTGCTCACCTCCCTCGTCGCCCCCGAGGACAGGCCCGCCGCCCGGTAGCCCACCCTCGCGAGACATTCGGCGGCGTCCACCGACCCGGCGTCCCAGCCGGAGCAAAGACTCACTGGCGACGCGCCCCCGAAGCGTCTACGGACTCCAGAAATGGAGGTCGGCACATGGCGTATCTCTTCCTGCTCGGGGCCATCGCGTTCGAGGTGGCCGCCACGAGCTTGATGAAGTCCACCGAGGGCTTCACCCGGCTGTGGCCCACGGTGGCGTGCCTGAGTGGCTACGGCGTGGCCTTCGCGCTGCTCTCGCAGGCGGTGAAGCAGGTGCCCATCGGCGTCGCCTACGCGATGTGGTCCGGGCTGGGCACCGCGGCCATCGTCGTCATCGGCGTCACCTTCCTCGGAGAGAACATCAACCTCACCAAGGTGGCCGGCGTGCTGCTCATCATCGGCGGCGTCGTGCTGCTCAACCTGCGCGGCGCCCACTGAACCACAGGCCCCGCGCGCCCTCACCTCAACGGGGAAGCAGCGAGGTCCGCGCCGCGCCACCGGCCGAGCCCAAGGGCAGGTTCGCGTCCATCCACTCCACCGTGCGCCGCATCCGGTCCACCACGTGCTCGGGCTTGCGCAGGGTGTGGCCCTCGTCCGCGTAGACGACGAGCTGCGTCTTCACGCCCAGCTCCTTCAGCGCGCGGTGGAACTCGTGGCTTTGCGTCACGGGCACTTCCAGGTCCCGCTCGCCGTGCAGCACCAGCGTGGGCGTGCGCGCCAGCTTCATCGAGTTGATGGGAGAGCTGCGCGTATAGATTTCTGGCTCGTCGTACAGGGACACGCCGAAGTACGGCTTCATCCACGCGTCGATGCGGTTGGTGCCGTAGTAGCTCTGCCAGTTGGAGATGCCCGCACCCGCCACCGCCGCGCGGAAGCGCTGCGTCTGCGTCACCGCCCACATCGCCATGAAGCCGCCGTAGCTCCACCCCGTCACGCCCAGCCGCGCGGGGTCCACCGGCGCGCGCGCCAGCACCGCGTCCACGCCGGACAGGATGTCGCGCAAGTCCCCGAAGCCGAAGTCGCGCCGGTTGGCCTGCGCGAACTGCGCCCCCTGGCCGAAGCTGCCCCGGTAGTTGGGCAGGAACACGTAGTAGCCGCGCGCGGTGAACATCAGCACGTCCGGACGGAAGCCCGGGACGACGCCCGCCGCGGGGCCTCCATGCACCATGGTCACCATGGGCGCCCGCACCCCGGCGGGCGGCGTCATCGACGGAGGCGGCGCCACCAGCCAGCCCTGCACCTCCGCCCCGTCGCTCTTCCACGTCAGGTCCTTCGCCTCGCCCACCAGCGCGCGCAGGTCCTCCTCACGCCGCGTGACGCGCTCCCACGCCCCCACCGGCCCCACCCAGAGGTTCTGCGCCTGGGAGAACGACTCGCGCACCACCGCGCTCACCTTGCCGTCGCGCGACAGCGACAGCCCCAGCTGGCCGCGCGCGCTGATGCGCTCGGCCCCCTTCCACAACACGCGCGGCTCCCCCCCGGTCGGGTCCACCGTGGCCACCGCCGACTCGCCTCGCACCTGCGCGCCGAACACCAGCGAGCGCGCCGACACCCACTCGAGCGACATCGCCGTCGCCTTCATCCCCGGCGTGAGGTTGCGCGGCTTGCCGCCGTCCAGCGGTACGCACATCACGTCTCCGCCGTTGGAGCCGTGGTCGCTCATCAGCCCCTCGATGACGGCCACCTGCTTGCCGTCCGGGCTCCACGTGGGCTCGGTGAGCTGCCACTTCGGCGCGTACAGCACGCGCGAGCGCGCGTTCGCCGTCTCCACCACGTGCAGCTTCGCCAACCACCAGCTCGCGTCCCCCGGCGGCGGCGCGCCGATGTACGCGAGCCGGGCCGCATCCGGGCTCCACGCGAACTCGTAGACGAAGGTCTGCTCCGGCGTGACGAAGCGGTGCGAGCCCTCCGCCACCGACACCACCGCCACGCGCTGCACTGGATGTGACTCGCGCACCACGCCCGTCTCGCGAGCGCCAGGCTCCCGGGGCCCCAGGGCCTGCGCGGCCCCTTCCCCCTGCATCACCAGCACCGCCACCGACGCGCCGTCCGGCGACCAGCGGGGCGAGGCGATGGGGCTCTCGAAGGACGTCCGCTTCGTCGCGACGCCCTCCTTCAGGTCCGCCACGTACACCTGCTTCCTGCCACGCTGGTGCCCGTCCGACAGGAACAACAGTCGCGTCCCCTCCGGGCTCCACTCGATGGAGGACTCGTCACACGTCTTGCCTTCGGGACAGGCGCTCACGAGCAGCGCCTTCGGCTCGCGCGCGCCCAGCTCCATCGCCTGGATGAGCGTGCCGCCCGTCGCCGCCACCTCCACCCACGCCAGCCACGTGCCGTCCGGCGACACCGCCACCTGTTTGAAGCGCGTGGTGCGTCCAATCACGCCCAACAGGCTCTCCACCGAGGGCTTGCTCGACTTCGCCGCGCTCCCCCGGGTGACGCTCACCGCCGGGTCGAACGCGGACGGCGCGGGCGCCGACTCCTGCGCGACGACGGGCGCCGCGAAACCCAGCACGGCGACCACGGCCAGCATTCTCTCCACCATCCGAATCAACACGTCCCCCCACGGGTCAGGAAGAGGGCACCAGACTACATGAGTGGGACGGCGCTTCGCGGCCATTCCCACCCCACACCGCATTCGTTGGACCTCGGAAGTTTGGGCGTGCGAGCACAATCCCTCTCGTCCATCCCCCAACGAAGACCCCGACATCTCACGCCTCGTGCCCACGCGGGCGTGGACACTGCCGGCCATGGCACGGACCGAGATGGAGAAGATGCTGGCCGGCGAGCTGTACAACGGCTGGGACGCACAGCTCACGGCGGCGCGCTCGCGGGCGCGGCGGCTCTTGCGCCCCTACAACGACACGCTCATGGAGGACGAGGACCTGCGCAAGCAGCTGCTCGGACAGCTCCTCGGAGCCATGGGCGAGGGCGTCTACATCGAGCCGCCGTTCCACTGCGACTACGGCAGCTTCATCCAGCTGGGCAAGCGCGTGTACATGAACTTCCAGTGCGTCATCCTGGACTGCAACCGGGTGACGATTGGGGACGACGTGTCCTTCGGCCCCAACGTGCACATCTACGCGGCCACGCACCCGCTCGACGCGGACGAGCGCATCAAGGGCCCGGAGCTGTCCAAGCCCGTCACCATCGGCGCGAAGACGTGGGTGGGCGGCGGCACCATCATCCTCCCCGGCGTCACCGTCGGGGAGGGCGTCACGCTGGGCGCCGGCAGCGTGGTGACCAAGGACGTGCCGCCCTACGTCCTGGCCGCGGGCAACCCCGCCCGCGTCATCCGCGCGCTGCGCTGAGGCTTCAGCGCTTGGTCATGTCGAACAGCGCGCGCGCCTGCGGGCCCAGAAAGCCGTCGAAGTCCGGCGCGCGCTGGGCAATCTCGAAGTACGCGTAGGGCCACGGGCGACGGCCTCCCTCGCGCAGGGCCACCGACAGCGGGGCCGCCTGGGTGGCCGTCTGCCTCAGCGACGTGCCCGGCGCGCCCTCGATGTCCGACTTCATGGGCACGCCCGCCTCCCGCATGCGGTGCTGCCACGCCTCCACGTCATCCACGGAGCCGGTGAAGTGGTTCACCTTGCGGCCGAAGGCGAGCAGCCAGGCGCCGTACTGCGACTCCTTCTCCAGCTCCAGCAGCGCGGCCTCCGACGGCGGCGGCGGCGAGCAGAACCACGACGCCAGCGCGTCCACGTCCTCGGGCGGAGGCGGGTCATCCGGCAGCGTGGCGAGCAGCTCCCGGGCGCGCGGCGACAGCTCCTCCGACTTCAGCTCGGAGATGAAGACGCGCGGCAGCCCCTCCGGGTGCGACAGGTAGATGGCGGACAGGTGCGCGTCGGGGAAGGTGTACGCCCCCGCCGGCTTCCAGCCCAGCCGCTCGAAGGGACGCGAGAACAGCGCGATGCCTCCGCCGGGCCGGGCCAGCGAGCGCAGCGCGACGTGGTCATTGCGGAAGCTGCCCCCGGAGAGCTGCACGAAGGTGCGCGCGTACGGCACCTCCGAGGCATAACGCTCCCAGAGGAGGTCCAACAGTCGGGTGGCCTGTGAGGTCGACATGACGGAACAGTCTAATCCGCCAGGAAAAGTGCGGCGGCGCGCGGCCCCGAGCCCTTGGAGGGGACTTCGTTCGGAGACGCGCGCCGCGCGCTAGAGACTCGCCTTGGAGTTTCGAGTCTCTGTGTCCTTGTCCTTGGTATGCATTGACTTCCGTTCCGGCCCGCTCCGCACCACTCGAAGTCGTGCCGGCAAATAGGGTGTGGCGTTGGAAAACGCCAGCGCTACGCAAGAGTGAGCATCAAAGTCCCATTGCGCCAGCCTGAAGCCCCACTAATTGACACAATTGTGATCGTAAAGTTTCGCCCCCGCTGTGCCGTCACCGTCGGATTGAAACGAAAACCCCCGAGCGAGCCGGCGTGCGCAACACCTTCCGAGAATGAGAGCGGTTCGGATGACCTCGTCCCCTCTCGATTTCTCGCCGCGCGGAAGGCCCCTGACGGAGGGCGCTCGAGGATGACGCACCGCTCCATGCGTCATGAAAGCGGTCAGTGGAGGTGCTCGGGGTACATGGGCAGGCCGTGGAAGAAGCGGCGGCCAGACTCGAAGCGGCGGTGGAAACAGACGCGGTCCTCCACGTAGAGGCGGGCCATGTCCTCCTCGCCGTAGGCGCGGAAGAAGGCGGCGCGAGCCTCGTCGCAGGCGGCCTCGTATTCGGCGAGCAGGGCCTCCCAGTCCTCGGGGGGCGGCTCGTCGGCGTCGTGCCACACGCCGTCCTCCATGCCGTACTCGCGCTCCATCAGGTCCAGCTCCAGCGCGAGCCGCTGGACGCGCGGCACCTCCGTCAGCGCCTCGTCCGCCATGGCGGTGAGGATGTGGGCCACCAGGAAGAAGCCGGCGTCCGGCGGTACGACGCCCTCCTCGCGCGCGGCGCGAAATGCCACCAGCAGCTGCGCGTCCATGGCGTCGTCACCGAGCTCCAGGAGCCGGGCGGCGAGTCCACGCCACTTCTCCTCGGTCTCACGGGCCTCCTGGAGGGCCAGGCTCAGCTCGGGGTCTCGGGTCTTCTTCATCGCGTACTCCTATCGGGAATGCACCGAAGCTCTCATCCAGGTCTGACGTCCGGCCCGCGTCTGGCGGACGTGGGGGCGCGGGGTTGCACGCGGGCACAGGCGGGTCCTGTCGTGTGGTGGACGCCCGGGTGTCCGCGCGTCCATGCTGCCCGGCACCGTGCCGCTCGCCTCGCGTCCCCGCGCCCCTTCCGACGACGTCTTCCTCTTCGACCTGTACGCCAGCACGCGCGCGGGTGAGCTGGCGACGTGGGGTTGGACACCCGCGCAGCGCGAGGCGTTCCTGCGCATGCAGTGGTTGGCTCGCGGGCGGGACTGGTCCGTGCGCTATCCGACGGCGGAGGACCAGGTGGTGCTGGTGGCGGGTCAGCCCGCCGGCAGGCTGTTGGTGGCGAAGGGTGCGCAGGAGTGGCGATTGGTGGAGATTGCCCTGCTGCCCTCCCACCAGGGCGGCGGCTTGGGGACGCGGCTCCTGCGGGAGCTGCTGGACGCGGCCGCGACGGCCCGGGTGCCCGTGCGGCTGCACGTGCTGCACGACAGCCCCGCGCGCGGGCTGTACGCCCGGCTGGGCTTCCAGGAGGAGCAGGCCGCGGAGTCTCCGAGCCCGGGGCTTCCGTATGTCGCCATGCAGTGGAGTCCCGCGTCGCGCGCGGGGTGAGGGCCAGGAGGGCCGTCTCGGGGGAAACGCGCCATGCCTCGAAGGACGAACGGGCCTCGCGCCGATTGCGCGCGAGGGTTCCCTGTCCGTGAGGCAACGAAGCGCCTCGCCTTCGTGGCCCGCGTGATTGCGCGGCCCCCTCCGACACGAAGGCGAGTCGTTCCGCCCGGCTTCAGACCGCATCCGCCGCGACGACGCGTCATGGGCCCCGTGAGGAGCCGCGCGACGCGCGCCGGGATGCGCCGCCGCCCGGAGGTGGGCCGACCTTCCGGGGCGCAACCTCCGCGGGAGACACGCGGCACCGGCGCGCGAGGGCCGGGCGTCCTGTCGCTTCCGCGAAGTCCTGCCGAGGCAAAGCCCGCTCGGGCCGCCTCACCGTCAGCATGAACAGCATGGCGCCACGCGCCGCCGCGAGTTCCTCAATCCCCCGACGCGACCTGGGGGCCGCGTCCCATCGCCGGTCCAGAGGGGCCGACGATGGGCGCGGTCGACTCCCCTCGAATCAGAGGAAGAGGTTCTCCGGGTTCGGCACCACGGTCTGGATGACGTAGCCATCCGAACCATTGCCGGGGTTGATGGGGGTCGTGGTGTTTCCGCCACCTCCCGAGCCACCCGCGCCGCCCATCGCACCACCACCACCACCCGCCTGGATGGCGGCGCTGGCGCCAGTGGGAGCAGCCGTCGTCCCAGGCGCACCGCCCGTCACCACGAGGCCACCGCTGACGGTGGGCGACACCGAGGAGACGACCTGGATGATGCCGCCGCCGCCACCGCCACCGCCGCCCTTGCCCGCGCCGCCCAGGTTGTTGCCGTTCACGCCGTTGCCGCCCTGCGCGCGGACGAAGCCCTGCACCGTCACGCCGGCCTTGCCGAGGATGACCACCACGCCACCCGCGCCACCGCCAGCGCCGGGGGTGTTGTCGATGACATTCCCGCCCGACGCGCCCGAGGCGTTGATGGCGCCCGTGGCCTGGATGCGCACGGTCCCCTGGGACAGGATGACCAGCGAGCCACCGCCGCCGCTGAAGGGCCCCGCCGCGCTGCGCGCGCCCGAACCGCCGCCCTTGTTGCCGGGCCGCAAGAGCTGCGCCGCGTGGACGGGCGAGACGCCGAGCCCACCCGCGGGCTCACCCGCCGGAGCGCGGGACAGGCCCGAATCCGCCCCACCCGGGCCCGTGTCCAACGAGCCCGGGTCGACGATGACGGTGCCGCTGATGGTGACGTCCCCCGTGGCCCGGACGACGGTGCCGCTCGGGACGATGAGCGTGCCGGTGATGTTGACGGTGGTGAACTGCATGTGGTGCCGCCCCGTGAGGGAGGAGAAGCCACTCGCCGTGGTCAGGTCGACCGTGCTCGAGACGGAGAACGCGCCCGCCGAGCCATCACCGAACACGCCCGTCGAGCCCGCCGGGCCCTGAGGCCCCGTGGCGCCCGTCGCGCCCGTGGCCCCCGTCGCTCCGGTGGCGCCCACCGGCCCCTGCGCGCCCGTGGCACCCGTGGCGCCCGTGGCGCCGGGCTGGCCCTGCGGACCCTGGGGCCCGTTGCACACGTAGCGCGTCAGCGCCGCGTTGACCTCGCCCGCGTCCAGCACGCCGTTGCCATTGCCGTCCTGGCCGAACTGCAGCCGCACGCCGCCCGTCGCGCAGTTGGCGCCCGTGGGCTCGGCGGCCGTGGCCGCGACCGAGTGGATGCCCGCGGCGCCCTGCGGACCCGTCTCGCCGCGCAGGCCCTGCGGCCCCTGGGGACCCTGCACCCCCGTCTCACCGCGCACGCCCTGCTCGCCGCGCGGACCCGTCTCGCCCTGCGGGCCGATGGGGCCCACGGCGCCGGTCTCACCCCGTACGCCCTGCTCACCGCGAGGACCCGTCTCACCTTGAGGTCCCACGGGGCCCTGCGGGCCCGTCTCACCGCGCGCGCCCTGCGGACCCTGGGGGCCGTTGCACACGTAGCGGGTGGCATCCACCTCGTCTTCGTCCAGCGTCCCATCGCTGTCGTCGTCGACGCCGGTCTCGATTTTCACGCCGCTCGTCGCACAGTTGGCTCCCGCGGCCTCCACGGACGTGCGGGCCAACGAGCGCTTGCCCTCGGGACCTTGGGGACCCACGGGACCACCGGCGGGGCCCTGGGGACCCTCTGGACCTTGCGGACCCACCGGGCCGACGTTGCCCGTGTCGCCCTTCGGACCCACCTCACCCTGCGCGCCCGCGGGCCCCTGCCCCCCCGCGGGTCCCTGCTCACCGGCTGGCCCCGCGGGACCTTGCGGCCCCTGCGGCCCCTGTGGCCCCTGCTGACCTTCGTCACATCCGGTCAACGACAACATCGCCACCACAGGTAGAGCCGTCAGCCACCGCGACCAGGTCGCGGCGCCTTGCCATTTCATCTGAGCCATTGATGCTTCTCCCCTCTTGTCGAGCCTCGGCGCGCGACCCACAGCAAGTCACGAGCCAGGATGGATTATCGAGCCGCGCGCCACCAACCCACCAGGGCAGGCGTGGTTGTGATTCGAATCCAGTCGCCCCAAGAACGACTGTTCGCGTCCCCGTGGGACGCGGAGCCGTCACACCGGAACGCATGACGCACGTGGACGGGAAAGCCACCCGGGGGTGTCACTCCTCTTGGAGCGGGGCGGGACACGAGGCCCTGATTCGCTTCAGACCCAGGAGCAAGGACTGGCCGATGCTTTGCTCTGGTGTGTGACGCGTACTCATCTGCACGTGAAACACACACACGAAAGGCGTACCCATGTCCGAGCCATACATTGGTGAAATCCGCATGTTCGCGGGCAACTTCGCACCGCGCGGTTGGGCCTTCTGCCAGGGGCAGATTCTGTCCATCGCGCAGAACACGGCGTTGTTCGCGATTCTGGGCACGACGTATGGAGGCAACGGGCAGACGACGTTCGCGCTGCCGGACCTGCGCGGCCGCTATCCGATGCAGCCGGGCCAGGGGCCGGGGCTGTCGCCGCGGACGCTCGGCGAGCAGGGCGGCACCGAGACGGTGACGCTGATTGCGAACCAGATGCCGCAGCACACCCACAGCCTCAACGTCAGCTCACAGCAGGGTGACACGGAGACGCCGGTGGGCACGGTGCTCGCGGCGGACAACAACGGCACCATCTTCAACTACCGCGCGGCGCCCATCGACGGGACCATGAACCCGGCGGCCATCGGCATCGCGGGCGGCGGCCAGCCCCACAACAACATGTCGCCGTTCCTCTGCATCAACTTCATCATCGCGCTGGAAGGCATCTTCCCCTCGCGCAACTGACGGGCCTCACGTCACGGACAGGCGCGTTCCCCCTCACGCGCCGCTGACAGGCCCTTCGGCTCACACGGCGTATCGTCCCCTCCTGCATGGCTGACGGGCGCCCTCGGGCGCACGCGACGACGTCCCGTGGACGTGGTCATGGCGCGTCACGGGCACGCACTGCTGACAGGCGCTCCCAGCCAACGCGGCGACGTCCCGTGGACGTGGCCACGGCGCATGCCGCTCACTCGTCGAGGAGGAGGCACCCCACGCGCACACAACGATGTCCCTTGAACGTGTGATGGCCCACCGCCCTCACTCGCCGCTGACACGCGCCCGCTGCACGCGGCATCGACGGTGCGTCGTGACCGGGAGGCTCGCCCTGGCGTGGCCCCTTGCCTGCCGCGGCGGGAGCCAGCGGCGCCCCTGACGAGCAACCCGACCTGTCGACCCGTGGACAGCCTTCTCGATGGCGGGACATCGGGCTGGAGCCCACTCCACAGCCGGGCCGCTTCGAGCATGCGGGCACTGGCGCTCCGGCCCGGGCGTGCTTACCGCGACACGGTGAACGGCGAGCCGGGGCCCGGGGGTACGGTGGCGGAGCAGGAAGGAGCGAAGCAGCGCTCTCAGGTGACACCGAAGACGGTGTTCACCGTGTGTTTCGCGGTGCTGGCGGTGCTGGCGCTCGTGGTGCTCGTGGTGCGCACCCGCGTGGCGCTCACGCTGACGGGCATCGCGGCGCTGATCGCGCTCGCGCTGGAGCATGGCGTCTCGCGGCTGCAGCGCTGGAAGGTGCCGCGCGCCCTGGCCATCGCGCTGATGCTGACCGGCGCCCTGACGGTCCTGGCGACGCTGGCGCTGCTGGTGATTCCGGCGACGGCGGCGCAGGTGGACGCGCTCGTGGTGCAGTGGCCCCAGCTCTGGCAGGAGGTGCGCGAGTCCCGCCCGTTCCGCGGGCTGAACTCGCGACTGCACAACCTGGGCTGGATTCGTCCGCTCGAGGACGCGACGCCCCAGCTGGCGACGGGGACCTTGCCCTCGCTGCTCATGTACGCCCTGGGCAGCATGGTGGGGCTCGTCGGCGGCGCGCTCAGCGTCTTCTTCCTGGTCGTGTTCATGCTCGTGTTCGGCGGCGGCCTGCTCAAGCGGATGCTCGACCTGCCGAAGCCCGAGCATCGGCTCCGCTACGTGCGCGTGATGCGCAACGTATACCGGGCCACGGGCGGCTACCTGACGGGGCTCACGCTCATCTGCACGTTCAACGCGCTGCTCACCTCCGCGGTGCTCGCGGCCCTGGGCGTGCCGTACTTCCTCCCGCTGGGCATCATGAGCGGCTTCTCCAGCATGGTCCCCTACGCGGGGCCTGTGGTGGCCGGTGGCTTCATCACCCTGCTGACCTGGGCCACGGGTGACATGTGGATGGCGCTCGGCGTGATGACGTACTTCGTGCTGTACGGACAGCTCGAGGGCAACGTGCTGGCGCCGCTCGTCTTCCGGCGCACCGTGCACGTCAACCCGCTGCTCATCCTGCTCGCGGTGCTCTTCTGCGCGGAGCTGGGAGGCATCGTCGGCGCGGTGGTGGCGGTGCCCGTCGCGGCCACGGTGCAGATCATCATCCGGGAGATTCTCCTCTTCCGGCAGGAGCGCCGCATCGCGAGACCCGAAGCGCCACCACCGCCCTCCGTGCTGACGTGAGTCACCCGGACTGACGCGAGGCAGGTGGCCGCTCCACGCGGCGG
The Myxococcus guangdongensis genome window above contains:
- a CDS encoding DUF7151 family protein, translated to MGPQGPEGKRSLARTSVEAAGANCATSGVKIETGVDDDSDGTLDEDEVDATRYVCNGPQGPQGARGETGPQGPVGPQGETGPRGEQGVRGETGAVGPIGPQGETGPRGEQGVRGETGVQGPQGPQGLRGETGPQGAAGIHSVAATAAEPTGANCATGGVRLQFGQDGNGNGVLDAGEVNAALTRYVCNGPQGPQGQPGATGATGATGAQGPVGATGATGATGATGATGPQGPAGSTGVFGDGSAGAFSVSSTVDLTTASGFSSLTGRHHMQFTTVNITGTLIVPSGTVVRATGDVTISGTVIVDPGSLDTGPGGADSGLSRAPAGEPAGGLGVSPVHAAQLLRPGNKGGGSGARSAAGPFSGGGGSLVILSQGTVRIQATGAINASGASGGNVIDNTPGAGGGAGGVVVILGKAGVTVQGFVRAQGGNGVNGNNLGGAGKGGGGGGGGGIIQVVSSVSPTVSGGLVVTGGAPGTTAAPTGASAAIQAGGGGGAMGGAGGSGGGGNTTTPINPGNGSDGYVIQTVVPNPENLFL
- a CDS encoding phage tail protein — encoded protein: MSEPYIGEIRMFAGNFAPRGWAFCQGQILSIAQNTALFAILGTTYGGNGQTTFALPDLRGRYPMQPGQGPGLSPRTLGEQGGTETVTLIANQMPQHTHSLNVSSQQGDTETPVGTVLAADNNGTIFNYRAAPIDGTMNPAAIGIAGGGQPHNNMSPFLCINFIIALEGIFPSRN
- a CDS encoding AI-2E family transporter — protein: MRALALRPGRAYRDTVNGEPGPGGTVAEQEGAKQRSQVTPKTVFTVCFAVLAVLALVVLVVRTRVALTLTGIAALIALALEHGVSRLQRWKVPRALAIALMLTGALTVLATLALLVIPATAAQVDALVVQWPQLWQEVRESRPFRGLNSRLHNLGWIRPLEDATPQLATGTLPSLLMYALGSMVGLVGGALSVFFLVVFMLVFGGGLLKRMLDLPKPEHRLRYVRVMRNVYRATGGYLTGLTLICTFNALLTSAVLAALGVPYFLPLGIMSGFSSMVPYAGPVVAGGFITLLTWATGDMWMALGVMTYFVLYGQLEGNVLAPLVFRRTVHVNPLLILLAVLFCAELGGIVGAVVAVPVAATVQIIIREILLFRQERRIARPEAPPPPSVLT